A stretch of DNA from Williamwhitmania sp.:
GTTGGCAACTTCGCTAACGTCTCACCAAACCATAGAGTTTCCCTGGAAAACTCTTTACAATCCCTGAAAATTCAAGGTTTAGAAGCAACCCAGAAACCTTGCTCACTGGCATCTGTGCTTTAATGGCCAGCGTATCAAGGTTCTCTTTCTCCTGATTGCCAAGCAACTCAACTAGCTGCTGCTCCTCCTTTGTTAGCTCAACAAAAAGAACTGGCTGAACAGGGTGTTTAACAACATCCGTTTCGGAAGTCCACCCCATAAGCTGAGAGATATCTTTTGCCGACCCAACCAAGGCAGCCTTATTAGTCCGAATCATCTCATTGCATCCTTCAGAATATTTATCGCCAACTCTTCCTGGAACAGCAGCAACATCGCGGCTATAGGAGTTGGCTATGTCGGCGGTTATAAGAGCTCCGCCTTTAGACCCTGATTCCACAACCAGCGTTAAGTCACTAAGCCCAGCGATTATCCTGTTTCGTTTAATAAAATTTTGCCGATCAGCCTTGGTTTCCGAAGGGAAATCGCTGACAAGAGCTCCATTAGACATAATTTCCTTGGCCGTATTTCTATGCTCTGAAGGGTAAATGGTGTCGAGGCTATGGCCTA
This window harbors:
- the dprA gene encoding DNA-processing protein DprA, encoding MRSEDLRYYIAIDMIPGIGSINAKKLIAYCGGAEAVFKEKKANLLKIPGIGDLLAKSIAQQKVLERAEKEVTFIERFSISAYVYVEKNYPERLKACEDGPVVFFLKGEVDLNARKIMAVVGTRSATDYGKTTCEQILSDLVSEGHSPLVVSGLAFGIDICAHRAALKHGLKTVAVLGHSLDTIYPSEHRNTAKEIMSNGALVSDFPSETKADRQNFIKRNRIIAGLSDLTLVVESGSKGGALITADIANSYSRDVAAVPGRVGDKYSEGCNEMIRTNKAALVGSAKDISQLMGWTSETDVVKHPVQPVLFVELTKEEQQLVELLGNQEKENLDTLAIKAQMPVSKVSGLLLNLEFSGIVKSFPGKLYGLVRR